In one Corallococcus sp. EGB genomic region, the following are encoded:
- a CDS encoding Do family serine endopeptidase, producing the protein MTHTLPPFRRKLVAAVLVLASPTLALAQAPAAKPAAPPAPQTQRAVSGQASNLQPATSEAQSLASLAPLVDSVKSAVVNVDVQAKPEVPEGMEDNPLFDRFFGGKGGGRSRGRSEREQIRQGAGSGFIIDPKGVVLTNNHVVEDAVTITIRLDDGRSFTGEVVGRDPLTDVAVVKIKEKVDQLPTVKLGDSDAVRVGDWVLAIGNPFGLASSVSVGILSARAREIGASVYDDFLQTDAAINPGNSGGPLFNMKGEVVGINTAIVGGGTGIGFSVPSNLIKALLPQLEKEGSVTRGWLGVGIQPLTRELSQALKVPVSEGAILTQITPDSPASKAGLKPDDVVVAVDGKTVRSDSELTRTVALKKPNSVSTLTLYRDGKKQDVKVTMGTRPDLEGLSKKKPEVTDEQDGSRRVGLSLQDLDARTASQAGFNERSGALITDIVPGSPADRAQLLPGMLVVEANKKPIASAKDLAAAIRSAPKGSTMLLRVAGPGGGRMLRALTVP; encoded by the coding sequence ATGACCCACACGCTCCCTCCGTTCCGTCGCAAGCTCGTGGCCGCCGTGCTGGTGTTGGCGTCGCCCACGCTCGCCCTCGCGCAGGCCCCTGCAGCCAAACCCGCGGCGCCGCCGGCGCCCCAGACGCAGCGGGCGGTCTCCGGTCAGGCCAGCAACCTCCAGCCCGCCACGAGCGAGGCGCAATCGCTCGCCTCGCTGGCGCCGCTGGTGGATTCGGTGAAGTCCGCCGTGGTGAACGTGGACGTGCAGGCGAAGCCGGAGGTGCCGGAGGGCATGGAGGACAACCCGCTCTTCGACCGCTTCTTCGGCGGCAAGGGCGGGGGCCGCAGCCGCGGCCGCAGCGAGCGTGAGCAGATCCGCCAGGGCGCCGGGTCGGGCTTCATCATCGACCCCAAGGGCGTCGTGCTGACCAACAACCACGTCGTCGAGGACGCGGTCACCATCACCATCCGCCTGGACGACGGGCGCTCGTTCACGGGCGAGGTGGTGGGGCGTGACCCGCTCACCGACGTGGCCGTGGTGAAGATCAAGGAGAAGGTGGATCAGCTCCCCACGGTGAAGCTGGGCGACTCCGACGCCGTGCGCGTGGGTGACTGGGTGTTGGCCATCGGCAACCCGTTCGGCCTGGCCTCCAGCGTGAGCGTGGGCATCCTCTCCGCGCGCGCCCGTGAAATCGGCGCCAGCGTGTACGACGACTTCCTGCAGACGGACGCGGCCATCAACCCCGGCAACTCCGGCGGCCCGCTCTTCAACATGAAGGGCGAGGTGGTGGGCATCAACACCGCCATCGTCGGCGGCGGCACGGGCATCGGCTTCTCCGTGCCCAGCAACCTCATCAAGGCGCTGCTGCCGCAGCTGGAGAAGGAGGGCTCCGTCACGCGCGGCTGGCTGGGCGTGGGCATCCAGCCGTTGACGCGCGAGCTGAGCCAGGCGCTGAAGGTGCCGGTGAGCGAGGGCGCCATCCTCACGCAGATCACCCCTGACTCCCCCGCGTCCAAGGCCGGCCTCAAGCCGGACGACGTGGTGGTGGCCGTGGACGGCAAGACCGTGCGCTCCGACAGCGAGCTCACCCGCACCGTGGCGCTCAAGAAGCCCAACTCCGTCTCCACGCTGACCCTCTACCGCGACGGCAAGAAGCAGGACGTCAAGGTGACCATGGGCACGCGCCCGGACCTGGAGGGCCTGTCCAAGAAGAAGCCGGAGGTCACCGACGAGCAGGACGGCTCGCGCCGCGTGGGCCTGTCCCTGCAGGACCTGGATGCCCGCACGGCGTCCCAGGCGGGCTTCAACGAGCGCTCCGGCGCGCTGATCACCGACATCGTCCCGGGCTCGCCCGCGGACCGCGCGCAGCTGCTGCCGGGCATGCTGGTGGTGGAGGCGAACAAGAAGCCCATCGCGAGCGCCAAGGATCTGGCCGCGGCCATCCGCTCCGCGCCCAAGGGCAGCACGATGCTGTTGCGCGTGGCTGGCCCCGGTGGCGGGCGCATGCTGCGCGCGCTGACGGTGCCCTGA
- a CDS encoding glycoside hydrolase family 57 protein → MSLGSLALVLHAHLPFVRHPEYEDFLEEDWLYEAISETYLPLLRVFDRLVEDRVPFRVTMTLSPTLVSMLNDDLLRERYARRLDLLCELGAREVHRTRADPTFHPLAVFHRDHFESLRLAYHNHYRRDLVAAFRRLQDSGHLDILTCNATHGFLPLMQQTPEAVRAQVTVAANHYRQNFGRDPAGIWLAECGYYPGLERILSAERIRYFFVDTHALTDATPRPLHGPYAPIFTEPGVAAFARDPESSQQVWSTEHGYPGDPVYREFYRDIGWDLDLDYIRPFIQPTGDRKNTGFKYFRITGKTNDKQPYDPAAARERAWAHAGNFLFNRERQFEYLASRMGGRKPVVVAPYDAELFGHWWFEGPHFIDALIRQAARNPSRLQLISPLDDLREHPENQVATPPMSSWGAGGYANMWLDGTNDWVYRHLSHAARQMVELARDFPDAPSRTRRALNQAARELLLAQSSDWAFIMKTGTMVDYAVRRTKEHLERFLRLHEQVRAGTVDESWLSHAEARDNLFPELDYRVYRPG, encoded by the coding sequence ATGAGCCTGGGCTCCCTCGCGCTGGTCCTTCACGCGCACCTGCCGTTCGTCCGCCACCCTGAATACGAAGACTTCCTCGAGGAGGACTGGCTCTACGAGGCCATCTCCGAGACGTACCTGCCGCTGCTGCGCGTGTTCGACAGGCTGGTCGAGGACCGCGTCCCCTTCCGGGTGACGATGACGCTCTCGCCCACGCTCGTGTCGATGCTCAACGATGACCTGCTGCGCGAGCGCTACGCCCGGCGCCTGGACCTGCTCTGCGAGCTGGGGGCCCGCGAGGTGCACCGCACCCGGGCGGACCCGACCTTCCACCCGCTGGCCGTCTTCCACCGCGACCACTTCGAATCGCTGCGCCTCGCGTACCACAACCACTACCGGCGCGACCTGGTGGCCGCGTTCCGCAGGCTCCAGGACTCGGGCCACCTGGACATCCTCACCTGCAACGCGACCCACGGCTTCCTGCCGCTCATGCAGCAGACGCCGGAGGCCGTGCGCGCCCAGGTGACGGTCGCGGCGAACCACTACCGCCAGAACTTCGGCCGCGACCCCGCCGGCATCTGGCTGGCCGAGTGCGGCTACTACCCGGGCCTGGAGCGCATCCTCTCCGCCGAGCGCATCCGCTACTTCTTCGTCGACACGCACGCGCTCACCGACGCCACGCCCCGCCCGCTGCACGGCCCCTACGCGCCCATCTTCACGGAGCCCGGCGTGGCCGCGTTCGCACGCGACCCGGAGAGCAGCCAGCAGGTCTGGAGCACCGAGCACGGCTACCCCGGCGACCCCGTCTACCGCGAGTTCTACCGGGACATCGGCTGGGACCTGGACCTGGACTACATCCGCCCGTTCATCCAGCCCACCGGCGACCGCAAGAACACCGGCTTCAAGTACTTCCGCATCACCGGCAAGACGAACGACAAGCAGCCCTACGACCCCGCAGCCGCCCGCGAGCGCGCGTGGGCCCATGCGGGCAACTTCCTCTTCAACCGCGAGCGCCAGTTCGAATACCTCGCCTCGCGCATGGGCGGCCGCAAGCCCGTGGTCGTCGCGCCCTACGACGCCGAGCTCTTCGGCCACTGGTGGTTCGAGGGCCCCCACTTCATCGACGCGCTCATCCGCCAGGCCGCGCGCAACCCCAGCCGACTCCAGCTGATCAGCCCGCTGGATGACCTGCGCGAGCACCCGGAGAACCAGGTGGCCACGCCGCCCATGTCTTCCTGGGGCGCGGGCGGGTACGCGAACATGTGGCTCGACGGGACGAACGACTGGGTCTACCGCCACCTCAGCCACGCCGCGCGGCAGATGGTGGAGCTGGCCCGGGACTTCCCGGACGCGCCGTCGCGCACGCGCCGGGCCCTGAACCAGGCCGCGCGGGAGCTGCTGCTCGCGCAGTCCTCCGACTGGGCCTTCATCATGAAGACCGGCACCATGGTGGACTACGCCGTGCGCCGCACGAAGGAGCACCTGGAACGCTTCCTGCGCCTGCATGAACAGGTGCGCGCCGGCACCGTTGACGAGTCCTGGCTGTCCCACGCGGAGGCCCGAGACAACCTGTTCCCCGAGCTGGACTACCGCGTCTACCGGCCCGGTTGA
- a CDS encoding DUF4912 domain-containing protein, with amino-acid sequence MDERKGVTVSYLRQLARKYLREGAGASRGRELVSSLAERIPALGRLARMAGLATSRRGSGGVGGEERKLDSGRAESRPAPGPASESVPLPPRESTAAPQARELSEEPITEPGGPKTRPAQVVTFPPRERSRREPEPEDEDTVSLARTPRPSSSPEGDEPPATPEPPHAAEPLVEGFFVTKMAGENEARRHHLLEEQSPRLPPADASPERNEHLGMLPLDYQDDALVLLARDPHTLFVFWDFSDASRSRALDDLPSPRAVLKVFDGEGVSREVDFALESRSYYLQGMEPGRTYRVEAYFVGADGRSRRIGHSSNRATLPPAGPSADTSIRFLRMPPPPVVDRLRAAAASASATARVPQVEEREYVTWRRVQLPGSAGVVDVPEVHRERTETYPDAPRVPGASDLRYAEEAYLRSEPRAPGASDQRYAEEAYEEAYFESAPRMPGASDLRYAEEVYFESAPRAPGASDQRHARVGEATLGEGAVLAPSRATSSSEARYLSVERAPGASDQRYGQSGPVAGSPYLEVPRAPGASEQRYGQTLLPGGVSEYRYLEVPRAPGASDQRYGAGAGGQGAPGGPGASDRQYLTVSRTAGASDQRYLSVPRAAGASDQRYLSVERAAGASEQRYWAVERASGASDQRYLSVERAAGASDQRYLSVERALSGSDQPRLGGSSAPFDAGSPEALRPQAPGAPPRGDVLEARDLPPSRPADRPPAHAVSPDSWRPAEPEPPQNPWAMSVARGPTASEQRALDKAREAAEVAGKSAPATAPAKVEPPAAPPLQAEAQATSSPAVSKADAPKAPPKPAEPKSPGSKSSSKSRSSRRGRK; translated from the coding sequence ATGGATGAGCGGAAGGGCGTCACCGTGAGCTACCTGCGGCAGCTGGCCCGGAAATATCTCCGGGAAGGAGCTGGCGCGTCCCGCGGACGGGAGTTGGTCTCCTCCCTTGCCGAGCGCATTCCCGCCCTGGGGCGGCTCGCGCGCATGGCCGGGCTGGCGACGTCCCGGCGCGGCTCTGGTGGCGTGGGCGGCGAGGAGCGGAAGCTGGACTCCGGCCGGGCGGAGTCCCGCCCCGCCCCGGGCCCTGCGTCCGAATCCGTACCCTTGCCTCCGCGTGAGAGCACCGCCGCGCCGCAGGCACGAGAACTTTCCGAGGAGCCCATCACGGAGCCGGGGGGCCCCAAGACGCGGCCCGCGCAGGTGGTGACGTTCCCCCCGCGCGAGAGGTCACGCCGCGAGCCGGAGCCAGAGGATGAGGACACGGTGTCGCTAGCGCGGACGCCGCGCCCGTCGAGCTCGCCCGAGGGCGATGAGCCACCCGCCACGCCCGAGCCGCCGCATGCCGCCGAGCCCCTGGTGGAGGGGTTCTTCGTGACGAAGATGGCGGGAGAGAACGAGGCGCGCCGCCACCATCTTCTGGAGGAGCAGTCACCGCGCCTTCCTCCGGCGGACGCATCGCCCGAGCGGAACGAGCACCTGGGCATGCTGCCCCTGGACTACCAGGACGACGCGCTGGTGCTGCTCGCGAGGGACCCGCACACGCTCTTCGTCTTCTGGGACTTCAGCGACGCGAGCCGGAGCCGGGCGTTGGACGACCTTCCGTCGCCGCGCGCGGTGCTGAAGGTGTTCGACGGCGAGGGCGTGTCGCGCGAAGTGGACTTCGCGTTGGAGTCGCGCAGCTACTACCTGCAAGGCATGGAGCCCGGGCGCACGTACCGGGTGGAGGCGTACTTCGTCGGCGCGGATGGCCGGTCGCGCCGCATTGGACATTCGTCCAACCGGGCCACGTTGCCGCCCGCGGGACCGTCGGCGGACACGTCCATCCGGTTCCTGCGCATGCCGCCTCCGCCGGTCGTGGACCGGCTGCGCGCGGCAGCGGCTTCCGCGTCGGCGACCGCGCGCGTTCCCCAGGTGGAGGAGCGCGAGTACGTCACCTGGCGCCGGGTGCAGTTGCCGGGGAGCGCCGGAGTGGTGGACGTGCCGGAGGTCCACCGCGAACGCACCGAGACCTATCCCGATGCGCCGCGAGTCCCGGGGGCTTCGGACCTGCGCTACGCGGAGGAGGCGTACCTGCGGAGCGAGCCGCGCGCGCCGGGCGCTTCGGATCAGCGCTATGCGGAAGAGGCCTATGAGGAGGCCTATTTCGAGAGTGCGCCGAGGATGCCGGGCGCTTCGGACCTCCGTTACGCGGAAGAGGTCTACTTCGAGAGTGCGCCGCGTGCGCCGGGCGCTTCGGATCAGCGCCATGCGCGCGTGGGCGAGGCGACGTTGGGCGAGGGCGCGGTGCTGGCTCCGTCGCGTGCGACGAGTTCGTCGGAAGCGCGCTACCTGTCGGTGGAGCGTGCGCCGGGGGCTTCGGATCAGCGCTACGGGCAGAGTGGGCCCGTGGCGGGTTCCCCGTACCTGGAGGTGCCGCGCGCGCCGGGGGCTTCGGAACAGCGCTACGGGCAGACGCTGCTTCCGGGCGGTGTCTCGGAGTATCGCTATCTAGAGGTGCCGCGTGCACCGGGCGCTTCGGATCAACGTTACGGGGCGGGCGCGGGAGGGCAGGGGGCGCCAGGGGGGCCGGGGGCCTCGGACCGTCAGTATCTGACGGTGTCCCGGACCGCGGGCGCTTCGGACCAGCGGTACTTGAGCGTGCCTCGCGCGGCGGGAGCTTCGGACCAGCGCTACCTGTCCGTGGAGCGTGCGGCTGGCGCTTCTGAGCAGCGCTATTGGGCTGTGGAACGTGCGTCTGGGGCTTCGGACCAGCGGTACCTGTCCGTGGAGCGTGCGGCGGGCGCTTCGGATCAACGATACCTGTCCGTGGAGCGCGCGCTGAGTGGTTCGGATCAGCCGCGCCTCGGTGGCTCGTCCGCGCCTTTCGACGCCGGGTCCCCGGAGGCCCTGCGCCCGCAGGCGCCTGGAGCCCCGCCGCGAGGGGATGTGCTCGAAGCGCGGGACCTGCCGCCTTCGCGTCCGGCCGACCGTCCACCGGCTCACGCCGTTTCCCCTGACTCGTGGCGGCCTGCGGAGCCCGAGCCTCCCCAGAACCCGTGGGCCATGAGCGTGGCGCGCGGTCCCACCGCGTCCGAACAGCGTGCCCTCGACAAGGCCCGCGAGGCCGCCGAGGTGGCAGGAAAGTCCGCACCCGCCACCGCGCCCGCGAAGGTCGAGCCTCCGGCGGCTCCTCCTCTTCAGGCTGAAGCCCAGGCCACTTCGAGCCCCGCCGTGTCCAAGGCGGACGCTCCGAAGGCGCCCCCGAAACCCGCCGAGCCCAAGTCCCCGGGCTCCAAGTCCTCCTCCAAGTCCCGGTCTTCGCGCCGTGGACGGAAGTGA
- a CDS encoding glycosyltransferase family 4 protein: MSDLPRLLLCSFDVIPGPSGSSRRLTEYLKALPDRFSVVVLSAKTPDHSHIEKYQGARLLRVPVGSGDLASRIQSFERAVRRQLESEDYALAHFTDPFGGYALCELKADYGYRLIYEAQTFPSQELRYTHPQTDGDRRFLSKVRRQELFCLMNADLVVTGSQTTRAFIQGLGAAEDQLRTIRAPVDLKPYDPEVLGAPDGSPLRMMYLGSHVGWQGLPTLLRATALAAQQVDVRLTLVGAHHPDWKPHLEDLVKDLGIKEKVDFQPPVAHDDLVKVLALADVGVLPLDDSERNRLQGGPLAKVSEYLAAGRPVIAADLPVTRELIPKDAATFFPPGDARALSERILDLARDVPRRVALGKAGRAFAQKVLDAGIIRGQLLDLYDSLLEKRGHVPVEAASEPPDVTMTGTPTNRLANLGMPEASRPAPTPPAKPATQDAAESAASPTAKEGAEDAPVVMGMALEDGMDTRLVKTEPDMRPDEVPLVLGLPLRESAAPQPQLEEAARPPEPAPTARTTDDTARTSLPSAPSKQEAVPEPLGGRGSEPAPPTEMVTSPLAKSLGLKSADGDDAGEPDEKSRASEDSSFGATAVVRSPLEDDSSTPAPTPIVRRPASDEEERAPTPVVRRPLEDEAPAPTPVVRRPASLMEDEERAPTPIVRRAGVMREEEEAPAPTPIVPMRSLMNGTRSTGSSRPQRPSEPVPSEPPRLFPSPSPMADADKPPIRGGAAADPGRPATSRPPVLTESDKPPIRGGSVSDADRPPQLPPRAAAPPPVPRQGPPRLIPTPPVLTPSRAASADDEPEEIAADEAQSLDDDAGHTPSNASAALDEAEEIGNDEVHDADSLEVEAADAEDPGPPPQPPGSALNPWFAQLAHGYCPPEGARFARHTPPTNFPGRDPDGGVSPGSVSPVGQGAVRGKNS, encoded by the coding sequence TTGAGTGACCTGCCCAGACTTCTCCTGTGCAGCTTCGATGTCATCCCCGGCCCGTCTGGCTCCTCACGCCGACTGACCGAGTATCTGAAGGCATTGCCTGATCGCTTCTCCGTGGTGGTGCTGTCGGCGAAGACGCCCGACCACTCCCATATCGAGAAGTACCAGGGCGCCCGGCTGCTCCGCGTCCCGGTAGGCTCCGGGGACCTGGCCTCGCGCATCCAATCCTTCGAACGGGCCGTGCGCCGGCAGTTGGAGAGCGAGGACTACGCGCTCGCCCACTTCACGGACCCCTTCGGCGGCTACGCGCTCTGCGAGCTGAAGGCGGACTACGGCTACCGCCTCATCTACGAGGCGCAGACATTCCCTTCACAGGAGCTGCGCTACACCCATCCGCAGACGGACGGGGACCGCCGCTTCCTGTCGAAGGTCCGCCGCCAGGAGCTGTTCTGCCTGATGAACGCGGACCTCGTCGTCACCGGCTCACAGACGACGCGCGCGTTCATCCAGGGGCTGGGCGCGGCCGAGGACCAGCTGCGCACGATTCGCGCGCCCGTGGACCTGAAGCCCTACGATCCGGAGGTGCTCGGCGCCCCGGACGGTTCGCCCCTGCGCATGATGTACCTGGGCAGCCACGTGGGCTGGCAGGGCCTGCCCACCCTGCTGCGCGCCACCGCGCTCGCGGCCCAGCAGGTGGACGTGCGTCTGACGCTGGTGGGCGCGCACCACCCGGACTGGAAGCCCCACCTCGAGGACCTGGTCAAAGACCTGGGCATCAAGGAGAAGGTCGACTTCCAGCCGCCTGTCGCGCACGACGACCTGGTCAAGGTGCTGGCGCTGGCGGACGTGGGCGTGCTGCCGCTGGACGACTCGGAGCGCAACCGGCTCCAGGGGGGACCGCTGGCCAAGGTCTCCGAGTACCTGGCCGCCGGCCGGCCGGTCATCGCCGCGGACCTGCCCGTCACGCGCGAGCTGATTCCGAAGGACGCGGCCACCTTCTTCCCCCCGGGCGACGCCCGTGCCCTCTCCGAGCGCATCCTGGACCTGGCGCGCGACGTGCCCCGCCGCGTGGCGCTGGGCAAGGCGGGGCGCGCGTTCGCGCAGAAGGTGCTGGACGCGGGCATCATCCGCGGTCAGCTGCTGGACCTCTACGACTCGCTCCTGGAGAAGCGGGGCCACGTGCCGGTGGAGGCCGCCAGCGAGCCGCCCGACGTCACGATGACGGGCACTCCCACGAACCGGCTCGCGAACCTGGGCATGCCAGAGGCGTCCAGGCCCGCGCCCACGCCACCCGCGAAGCCCGCCACGCAGGACGCGGCCGAATCCGCCGCGTCCCCTACCGCGAAGGAAGGCGCGGAGGACGCGCCCGTGGTCATGGGCATGGCCCTGGAAGACGGCATGGACACGCGGCTCGTCAAGACCGAGCCGGACATGCGGCCCGACGAAGTCCCCTTGGTCCTGGGTCTGCCGCTGCGCGAGTCCGCCGCGCCCCAGCCCCAACTCGAAGAAGCCGCGCGTCCACCCGAGCCCGCGCCCACGGCCAGGACGACCGACGACACCGCGAGGACATCGCTGCCCTCCGCCCCCTCGAAGCAGGAGGCGGTACCGGAGCCCCTGGGAGGCCGTGGTTCGGAGCCGGCGCCCCCCACGGAGATGGTGACGAGCCCCCTGGCGAAGTCGCTCGGCTTGAAGAGCGCCGACGGGGACGATGCCGGGGAGCCGGACGAGAAGTCCCGCGCCTCCGAGGATTCCTCCTTCGGTGCGACGGCGGTGGTGCGCAGTCCGCTGGAAGACGACTCGAGCACGCCGGCCCCCACGCCCATCGTGCGCCGCCCGGCTTCGGACGAAGAGGAACGGGCCCCCACGCCCGTCGTGCGCAGGCCCCTTGAGGACGAAGCCCCCGCGCCCACGCCTGTCGTGCGCCGCCCCGCGTCCCTCATGGAGGACGAGGAGCGGGCCCCCACGCCCATCGTGCGCCGGGCCGGAGTCATGCGGGAGGAGGAGGAAGCCCCCGCGCCCACGCCCATCGTGCCCATGCGCTCCTTGATGAACGGGACGCGGAGCACGGGCTCCAGCCGGCCGCAGCGCCCGTCGGAGCCGGTCCCCTCGGAACCTCCCCGCCTCTTCCCCTCTCCTTCTCCCATGGCCGACGCGGACAAACCGCCCATCCGTGGCGGCGCCGCCGCGGATCCAGGCCGGCCCGCCACTTCCCGTCCTCCAGTGCTCACGGAGTCCGACAAGCCGCCCATCCGAGGAGGCTCTGTCTCCGACGCGGACCGCCCGCCGCAGCTGCCGCCCCGCGCCGCCGCGCCGCCGCCCGTTCCGCGCCAGGGCCCGCCCCGGCTGATCCCCACGCCCCCCGTGCTGACGCCGTCGAGGGCCGCGTCCGCGGACGACGAGCCGGAGGAGATCGCCGCCGACGAGGCCCAGTCCCTGGACGACGACGCCGGCCACACGCCCTCCAACGCCAGCGCGGCGCTGGACGAGGCGGAGGAGATCGGCAACGACGAGGTCCACGACGCGGACTCGCTCGAGGTGGAGGCCGCGGACGCCGAGGACCCGGGTCCCCCGCCCCAGCCCCCCGGATCCGCCCTCAACCCGTGGTTCGCGCAGCTCGCGCACGGGTACTGTCCCCCGGAGGGGGCCCGCTTCGCCCGGCACACCCCGCCCACCAACTTCCCAGGGCGGGATCCGGACGGCGGCGTGTCCCCGGGGTCGGTCTCCCCTGTCGGCCAGGGAGCGGTTCGCGGCAAGAACTCGTGA